The Nematostella vectensis chromosome 6, jaNemVect1.1, whole genome shotgun sequence region acgagagccttaaaaatgacaagaatcatgcaggtttttcaaataaggactatattagtttccttattgAAGTTACCGCGTCTGGAAAAACGACAAGttttggctgaattttcttgatatgcgaTTCAATCTGAGATTCTATTTTGCGTCTCATCACAGCCGCTTGTTTTAGCGTCACACTTGATGATTCGTCCCTTACTTGTAGATATGGTGGTCGTGTGCCTGAGTCTCAACTCGAACACGTCTTTGACTTCTTTTGGATCACGTGCTTATCATGTGTTATACACGTTATCAATCGTCCGTTCTCTTGGCCGTACGCCCAAGTATCACCTCGCTCGCGTGTTGGGCTTCATCTGGATCACGTGTTATACAAATGATTACTCCTCCATCGTTCCTTATTTAAGATACGGAGCGGCGTCTGTGCGCTTATGTCTCACATGTTAACCGCATGTTTGGCATTATCACGTGCGTGCTTGTCACATGTTGTACACGTGATACCTTGTCACGCGGAAAATCGTCTTTGACGTGTTTGACGTCATCTGGATCACGTGCTTATCATGTGATATACACGTGATCACTCGATCTTTCTTATTGTAGATACGGTGACCGTGCACCTAAGTCTCACCTTGATGGCGTGTTTGACGTCACCTGGATCACGTGCTTATCATGTGATATACACGTGATCACTCGATACGGTGACCGTGCACCtaagtctcaccttggccgcGTTTTTGACGTCACCTGGATCACGTGCTTATCTTGTGATATACACGTGATCACTCGATCTTTCTCATCGTAAATACGGTGACCGTGCGTCTAAGCCGCACCTGGGCCGAGTGTTTGGCGTCGTCTGGATCACGTGATTGTCATGTGTTGTACACGTGATCACTCGATTTTTCTTATTGTAGATACGGTGACCGTGCGCCtaagtctcaccttggccgcGTGTTTGGCGTCATCTGGATCACTGTTGGATTGGTCATCTGCTCCTTTTTGACGGCTACTCTCACCAGTGCCCTCACGTCCATCTCCGTCAGGTCCTCTGGGAATGAGCTACTTGGAAGAAAGGTGAGCTTTCATCCCACTACAAACTAAGCATCGCTCGCTTTGTGCCATTTGAACATATAAGATCAGCATGCTATTTCTTCGCAAGCACGCAGTTATTACCTTCTGGAACTTTTGAGGGCATAAACATCAACCATAACCGTCAATCATAATATTCTCCTCACATACACACACATATTATCCTTATACTACCTATCATACTATCCACAGACAAAAGAAGTACATAAGAAGTctaaggagggggggggggggggtgaaaaccagacagCCGCACTCCATTGGAAAAGAATCAAGGCTAATCCTAATTAcaaagcatttattttttagtctaaTATAGGAGGTTTCCATCCATTCATCCCATATTAGGATGTGTCAACCGTCAAACTCTAAACTATCAGCCGCTAAACATACTCGTTATCTTATACTTTGTAGATAGGCGTGGTTAACAATGCCGGCCATGCTGAAGCCGTATCCCATGGTGCGGTCCCGTTTGGTAAGCTAAGCTTACATCGCTATAAAACAATGATTGTTATGGAGAACGAGAGCTTCGTTGATAAAAGGCAATATTAATAACAAATAATGGTGATGACAGTAATACAAGgaatgttgataatgatatgGTTGTTGGTTGTCATCATAAAATTGATGGTGGTTGGTacgtgatggttatgatggcacatgtgatggttatgatggcacatgtgatggttatgatggcacatgtgatggttatgatggcaCATGTGATACTTATGATGGTACATGTGATACTTATGATGGCACACGTGATACTTATGATGGCACttgtgatggttatgatggcacatgtgatggttatgatggcaCATGTGATACTTATGATGGCACACGTGATACTTATGATGGCACACGTGATACTTATGATGGCACatgtgatggttatgatggcaCACGTGATACTTATGATGGCACATTTGATGGGTATGATGGCCCatgtgatggttatgatggcacatgtggtggttatgatggcacatgtgatggttatgatggcacatgtgatggttatgatggcaCATGTGATGGTTGTGATGGCACATGTGATACTTATGATGGCACActtgatggttatgatggcaTGGCGACGCTTATCATACTCATGATGACGACACTTATCATACTCATGATGACGACACTGGCCATACTCATGATGACGACACTGATCATACTCATAATGACGACACTGATCATACTCATGATGACGACACTGATCATACTTATGATGACGACGACACTGATCATACTCATGATGACGACACTGGTAATACTCATGATGACGACACTGATCATACTCATGATGACGACACTGGTGATACTAATGATGACGAAACTGATCATATTCATAACGACGACACTGATTATGCCCATGATGACGACActgaaaaattatcttaataaATTCGTCGCTACTCAGAATTTGCAAGCATGGAAGAAGCGTACCATGCCCTCGTGGACCATCATGTTGTGGACATGGTCTTGTTTGAGATTCATGCCGGCGAGCACTTCATGTCCAGCCCGAACAGATACGACAACACGGAGCTTCTCAAGGTGATCAAGTGGAGCCAATCTATCGGATTCGCGCACTACAAGTACGGCGGCAAGTACGGCATTGCACACTGGGATTTAAGAGGGTGTTTGGGCATGCTAATGCGATACCGGCGACAAGATATAACGGTCATTGTTGACAGTCTCTCGATCAAGGACAAGGTGCGTTATAGAATTATCTCGAAACCTACTGTCGGTGCTTTTACCAGGCTTAGATTTTATCTGTCTGCTTTTCTGCAAAGCCCTGAAAAGGTCTGCAAAGGTCGAAAAGGCAATTTCAAGGGAATTTCAAAGTTGAGAACAATCATTGTATTTTAGAGACTTTCTCTCAGCCTTTGCAAAATTTTTTAGCTTTTAACATAAAAGTAATGTATGACAGCTTGTTAAGTTTTTTCCGCTCATATTTTATAATGCTCATTTACGTCATTGTTCGTTATCATCTTAGCCCGACCACGGCATTGAATCGGAAAACCTACATGTGATCGATCCCAATTCGGAGAATGTTCGTAGCTTCCTGCTGCTTCTATCGCTGACTGTCGGTTTGATGTGCATGCTGGGCGTAGTGTATGAAATAATACGCAGATGGATCGCGCAGGACAAAAGCAAGGACAAATATTGCGGTAATGATATATCCTCTTCCTCTATCGATACCACAAAGTTGGTGTGGAAGGAGAGAGCTCTACTCAGGGGCCTGACAGTGAGTGTGTGTTTCCCAGGCTCGTACCAAGGACTTTTcctggggggggagggggggaaatCCAGAAAATTTTCCGGGGGGCGGGATGTTGCGTTTGAGTTTATTGAAAAAATCTGACCAACACCAAAAGAACAAGAAGGGATCTTTTCATTCATTGCAGTATAGTTTATTATCAGATTTGGCTAAAAAAAGatttatgacataccagatTGATCTAGAGTGCCTTGGTTTATCTAATTTCCCTATGCTTTAtatttttgtctacaaatagcacgtctattgcgaACCGGAAGTGGACTTTCTGCcggtgtgtgttggggggggggggggttgagaatgcaccccctgcaccccctggATATGGGCCTGGTTTCCACATAGCTGCGATGGATATTCTCGTTTTAGGGATTTTATTTCATACTTACTACTCGTCTAACTAAATAAAGGGGAACATAGGCGAAATATAGGgtggagggtggggtgggaggggggttgaCGCACTGCGGGCCCTTGATACCCAGTGAAAATCGATGTTAGAAAAGTGGATAAGCTTTAACACTCTAACTAGTTCTCTAACTAATACATGAAAATTCGATACCTTTTGCGTGAGCCCGAACAAAGAGTTAATAGACTCCTAAAACACCATAAAAGAATCGAACAAGGTAACTAAAGAGACGTACACTGCACACAAATCATAAACAGAAATAACAAGGGAAGCTGTTCTTCACTTATCCAAACTatcgtctttttttttatccccaGTTAACAAACCGTCCATTTTTGACCTGATTGGGAAATTTCAGAAGCTCGAAAGCTCCATTCACGAGTTTAGAGAGGAACTCACCATCGCAACGTCACTTCCAGAACCCACGGTCGCACCATCGTACAGATGTGAGCTGCAAAGCTACCAGTGCGGGGGCAACAAAATGGCTTGAacataaattttattttctgggTTTTAAACCCCAGATAATACAAGATATACGCTTTGAAAGAAGACAAGAGATCATATGTAGTTGAGACAATAATCTAATCACTTAGGTAATAGCCTCAAGCTAACTAACCCAGCAGCAAGCTGGTTAAGTAGTGTGCATTTGTTAGGAGAGTTTACCTCGCGTAGCTGGCGGTTAGGACGCTCCCCTGAACCACTCCTCCCCACCTCCACGCACCTCCCGCGAAAACAAACGTAGGTGATCGCTGTGTCGGCGAAAATCAATTACCCAGAAAACTGCTCCGAAATCCAACTAAGTCACAAGCGTCGCCGCTTCACCGAGAATACTTTGCTTTAAAAGGGTAGATAAGAGATAATACCATCTTGGAGTAGACTTGTTAGAGTACTTTAAAAAATAGTAAGTGCATGTTTTGTCGagaatttattttgtaggtAA contains the following coding sequences:
- the LOC5507371 gene encoding uncharacterized protein LOC5507371 codes for the protein MLPSTMVTIKWLVMIIVLNVCFGQDINVLEVSLLDDADPDAEPTVASSTSEPTSSAAITPFNITFGPAKLSEGQNGMGGNPAACRKRCPSVLNIGWLDRPPLIYNGNNASEPRDDASVKVVGIFPRILQGAINICCSRARMCGQRIALNFSRSARNALELDRGLIDMSYDFILPVDISDGETNYGSYPYIHVLSSPGLMLICHKQRRIERSRVQVLKILQNTWPVVVVTFLLTACAGITIWALDSTWNPLEFPPTFVRGVLEGCWWAFVTMTTVGYGDRAPKSHLGRVFGVIWITVGLVICSFLTATLTSALTSISVRSSGNELLGRKIGVVNNAGHAEAVSHGAVPFEFASMEEAYHALVDHHVVDMVLFEIHAGEHFMSSPNRYDNTELLKVIKWSQSIGFAHYKYGGKYGIAHWDLRGCLGMLMRYRRQDITVIVDSLSIKDKPDHGIESENLHVIDPNSENVRSFLLLLSLTVGLMCMLGVVYEIIRRWIAQDKSKDKYCVNKPSIFDLIGKFQKLESSIHEFREELTIATSLPEPTVAPSYRCELQSYQCGGNKMA